One window of the Corynebacterium glutamicum ATCC 13032 genome contains the following:
- a CDS encoding DNA-directed RNA polymerase subunit beta', with protein MLDVNVFDELRIGLATADDIRRWSKGEVKKPETINYRTLKPEKDGLFCERIFGPTRDWECACGKYKRVRYKGIICERCGVEVTKSKVRRERMGHIELAAPVTHIWYFKGVPSRLGYLLDLAPKDLDLIIYFGANIITSVDEEARHSDQTTLEAEMLLEKKDVEADAESDIAERAEKLEEDLAELEAAGAKADARRKVQAAADKEMQHIRERAQREIDRLDEVWQTFIKLAPKQMIRDEKLYDELIDRYEDYFTGGMGAESIEALIQNFDLDAEAEELRDIINNGKGQKKMRALKRLKVVAAFQRSGNDPAGMVLNAIPVIPPELRPMVQLDGGRFATSDLNDLYRRVINRNNRLKRMIELGAPEIIVNNEKRMLQESVDALFDNGRRGRPVTGPGNRPLKSLSDLLKGKQGRFRQNLLGKRVDYSGRSVIIVGPQLRLHECGLPKLMALELFKPFVMKRLVENEYAQNIKSAKRMVERQRPEVWDVLEEAISEHPVMLNRAPTLHRLGIQAFEPVLVEGKAIQLHPLACEAFNADFDGDQMAVHLPLSAEAQAEARVLMLASNNILSPASGKPLAMPRLDMVTGLYYLTLEKSSEEFGGQGAYQPADENGPEKGVYSSLAEAIMAYDRGVLGLQAPVRIRLNHLRPPAEVEAEQFPDGWNQGETWLAHTTLGRVMFNEILPWNYPYLEGVMVRKGGGSDKIMLGDVVNDLAAKYPMITVAQTMDKMKDAGFYWSTRSGVTIAMSDVLVLPNKEEMLDRYEESARQIEVKYNRGKLTGRERYDRLVELWKDATDEVGQAVEDLYPDDNPIPMIVKSGAAGNMRQIWTLAGMKGMVVNSKGDYITRPIKTSFREGLTVLEYFNNSHGSRKGLADTALRTADSGYLTRRLVDVAQDVIVRVEDCGTRQGVRVPVAAEVLDATGAVTGYTRHDLIETSVSGRVLAGDATNAAGEVVLAAGTDLTELNIDLLVEAGIKDVKVRSVLTCQTPTGVCAKCYGKSMASGQQVDIGEAVGIVAAQSIGEPGTQLTMRTFHQGGVGGDITGGLPRVQELFEARVPKNCAPIASVEGVIHLEDEGNFYTLTIVPDDGSDNVVYEKLSKRQGLASTRVAMESNAGAFIERTLTEGDRVTVGQRLLRGAADPHDVLEILGRRGVEQHLIDEVQAVYRAQGVAIHDKHIEIIIRQMLRRGTVIESGSTEFLPGSLVDLSEAKLANSEAIGAGGQPAELRSEIMGITKASLATESWLSAASFQETTRVLTDAAINKRSDKLIGLKENVIIGKLIPAGTGISRYRNISIKPTEAARNAAYSIPTYGESIYGDDGFGEFTGASVPLDEAF; from the coding sequence GTGCTCGACGTAAACGTCTTCGATGAGCTCCGCATCGGCCTGGCCACCGCCGACGACATCCGCCGTTGGTCCAAGGGTGAGGTCAAGAAGCCGGAGACCATCAACTACCGAACCCTCAAGCCTGAGAAGGACGGTCTGTTCTGCGAGCGTATCTTCGGTCCAACTCGCGACTGGGAGTGCGCCTGCGGTAAGTACAAGCGTGTCCGCTACAAGGGCATCATCTGTGAACGCTGTGGCGTTGAGGTCACCAAGTCCAAGGTGCGCCGTGAGCGCATGGGACACATTGAGCTCGCTGCACCAGTAACCCACATTTGGTACTTCAAGGGCGTTCCATCACGCCTCGGCTACCTTTTGGACCTTGCTCCAAAGGACCTGGACCTCATCATCTACTTCGGTGCGAACATCATCACCAGCGTGGACGAAGAGGCTCGCCACAGCGACCAGACCACTCTTGAGGCAGAAATGCTTCTGGAGAAGAAGGACGTTGAGGCAGACGCAGAGTCTGACATTGCTGAGCGTGCTGAAAAGCTCGAAGAGGATCTTGCTGAACTTGAGGCAGCTGGCGCTAAGGCCGACGCTCGCCGCAAGGTTCAGGCTGCTGCCGATAAGGAAATGCAGCACATCCGTGAGCGTGCACAGCGCGAAATCGATCGTCTCGATGAGGTCTGGCAGACCTTCATCAAGCTTGCTCCAAAGCAGATGATCCGCGATGAGAAGCTCTACGATGAACTGATCGACCGCTACGAGGATTACTTCACCGGTGGTATGGGTGCAGAGTCCATTGAGGCTTTGATCCAGAACTTCGACCTTGATGCTGAGGCTGAAGAGCTGCGCGACATCATCAACAATGGCAAGGGCCAGAAGAAGATGCGTGCACTGAAGCGCCTGAAGGTTGTTGCAGCCTTCCAGCGTTCCGGCAACGATCCTGCCGGCATGGTTTTGAACGCGATCCCAGTGATCCCACCAGAGCTTCGCCCAATGGTTCAGCTTGACGGTGGTCGCTTCGCTACCTCCGACTTGAACGACCTTTACCGTCGTGTGATCAACCGCAACAACCGTCTGAAGCGCATGATTGAGCTCGGTGCACCTGAGATCATCGTGAACAACGAGAAGCGCATGCTGCAGGAATCTGTGGACGCGCTGTTCGACAACGGTCGTCGTGGTCGCCCAGTTACCGGACCGGGTAACCGTCCGCTGAAGTCTCTGTCTGACTTGCTCAAGGGCAAGCAAGGCCGTTTCCGTCAGAACCTTCTGGGTAAGCGTGTTGACTACTCTGGTCGTTCCGTAATTATCGTTGGTCCTCAGCTGCGCCTCCACGAATGTGGTCTGCCTAAGCTGATGGCTCTCGAGCTCTTCAAGCCTTTCGTCATGAAGCGCTTGGTGGAGAACGAGTACGCACAGAACATCAAGTCTGCAAAGCGCATGGTTGAGCGTCAGCGCCCTGAGGTGTGGGACGTCCTCGAAGAGGCCATCTCTGAGCACCCAGTGATGCTGAACCGTGCACCAACCCTGCACCGCTTGGGCATTCAGGCTTTCGAGCCTGTCCTTGTTGAGGGTAAGGCTATTCAGCTGCACCCACTTGCTTGTGAAGCTTTCAACGCCGACTTCGATGGTGACCAGATGGCAGTTCACCTGCCGCTGTCCGCTGAAGCTCAGGCTGAGGCTCGCGTGCTGATGCTTGCATCCAACAACATTTTGTCCCCAGCTTCCGGTAAGCCTTTGGCTATGCCTCGTCTGGATATGGTGACCGGTCTGTACTACCTGACTCTGGAGAAGTCTTCCGAGGAGTTCGGTGGACAGGGCGCTTACCAGCCTGCAGATGAAAACGGTCCTGAAAAGGGCGTGTATTCCTCACTGGCAGAAGCAATCATGGCTTATGACCGTGGTGTACTTGGCCTGCAGGCCCCAGTTCGCATCCGTTTGAACCACCTGCGCCCACCAGCTGAGGTAGAAGCAGAGCAGTTCCCAGATGGATGGAACCAGGGCGAGACTTGGTTGGCTCACACCACCTTGGGTCGCGTTATGTTCAACGAGATCCTGCCTTGGAACTACCCATACCTTGAGGGCGTTATGGTCCGTAAGGGTGGCGGCTCCGACAAGATCATGCTTGGCGACGTAGTCAATGACCTCGCTGCTAAGTACCCAATGATCACCGTGGCTCAGACCATGGACAAGATGAAGGATGCTGGCTTCTACTGGTCAACCCGTTCCGGTGTGACCATCGCTATGTCTGACGTTTTGGTTCTTCCTAACAAGGAAGAAATGCTGGACCGCTACGAGGAATCTGCACGCCAGATCGAAGTTAAGTACAACCGCGGTAAGCTCACCGGCCGTGAGCGCTACGACCGTCTGGTCGAGCTGTGGAAGGACGCAACTGACGAGGTTGGACAGGCTGTCGAGGATCTGTACCCAGACGACAACCCAATTCCAATGATCGTGAAGTCTGGTGCTGCCGGTAACATGCGTCAGATCTGGACCCTTGCTGGTATGAAGGGCATGGTTGTGAACTCGAAGGGTGACTACATCACCCGCCCGATCAAGACTTCCTTCCGTGAAGGCTTGACCGTTCTCGAGTACTTCAACAACTCCCACGGTTCCCGTAAGGGCCTGGCCGATACCGCGCTGCGTACCGCTGACTCCGGTTACCTGACCCGTCGTCTTGTTGACGTCGCTCAGGACGTCATCGTGCGTGTTGAGGACTGTGGCACCCGCCAGGGTGTTCGCGTTCCTGTCGCTGCTGAGGTTCTGGATGCAACTGGTGCTGTCACCGGCTACACCCGCCATGACCTGATCGAGACTTCTGTCTCCGGTCGTGTTCTGGCTGGCGATGCAACCAACGCTGCAGGCGAGGTTGTGCTTGCTGCTGGTACCGACCTGACCGAGCTCAACATTGACCTTCTGGTCGAGGCTGGCATCAAGGACGTCAAGGTTCGTTCCGTACTTACCTGCCAGACCCCAACCGGTGTTTGTGCTAAGTGCTACGGCAAGTCCATGGCTTCCGGCCAGCAGGTTGATATCGGAGAGGCTGTCGGTATTGTTGCTGCACAGTCCATTGGTGAGCCTGGTACCCAGCTGACCATGCGTACCTTCCACCAGGGTGGTGTCGGTGGCGATATTACCGGCGGTCTGCCTCGTGTTCAGGAGCTGTTTGAGGCACGTGTTCCTAAGAACTGTGCACCAATTGCTTCTGTTGAAGGTGTTATCCACCTTGAGGATGAAGGCAACTTCTACACTCTGACCATCGTTCCTGACGATGGCTCCGACAACGTTGTCTACGAGAAGCTGTCCAAGCGACAGGGTCTTGCATCCACTCGCGTGGCTATGGAGTCCAACGCTGGTGCGTTCATTGAGCGCACCTTGACCGAAGGTGACCGCGTCACCGTTGGTCAGCGTCTGCTCCGTGGTGCAGCTGATCCACACGACGTGCTCGAGATCCTCGGTCGCCGTGGTGTGGAGCAGCACCTCATCGATGAGGTGCAGGCTGTTTACCGTGCACAGGGTGTGGCCATCCACGACAAGCACATCGAAATCATCATTCGTCAGATGCTGCGTCGCGGTACCGTCATTGAGTCCGGTTCCACCGAGTTCCTTCCTGGTTCTTTGGTTGACCTCTCTGAGGCGAAGCTGGCTAACTCTGAGGCAATCGGTGCGGGCGGTCAGCCTGCAGAGCTGCGTTCTGAGATCATGGGTATCACCAAGGCCTCTCTCGCAACTGAGTCTTGGCTGTCTGCAGCGTCCTTCCAGGAGACCACTCGTGTCCTGACTGATGCTGCTATCAACAAGCGCTCCGATAAGCTCATCGGCCTGAAGGAGAACGTGATCATCGGTAAGCTGATCCCAGCTGGTACTGGTATTTCCCGTTACCGCAACATCTCCATCAAGCCAACCGAGGCTGCTCGCAACGCCGCATACTCGATCCCAACTTATGGTGAGTCGATTTACGGTGACGATGGATTCGGTGAGTTCACCGGCGCATCCGTCCCATTGGATGAGGCTTTCTAG
- the tuf gene encoding elongation factor Tu — MAKAKFERTKPHVNIGTIGHVDHGKTTTTAAITKVLADTYPELNEAFAFDSIDKAPEEKERGITINISHVEYQTEKRHYAHVDAPGHADYIKNMITGAAQMDGAILVVAATDGPMPQTREHVLLARQVGVPYILVALNKCDMVEDEEIIELVEMEVRELLAEQDYDEEAPIVHISALKALEGDEKWGKQILELMQACDDNIPDPVRETDKPFLMPIEDIFTITGRGTVVTGRVERGTLNVNDDVDIIGIKEKSTSTTVTGIEMFRKLLDSAEAGDNCGLLLRGIKREDVERGQVIVKPGAYTPHTEFEGSVYVLSKDEGGRHTPFFDNYRPQFYFRTTDVTGVVKLPEGTEMVMPGDNVDMSVTLIQPVAMDEGLRFAIREGSRTVGAGRVTKIIK; from the coding sequence GTGGCAAAGGCGAAGTTCGAGCGTACCAAGCCCCACGTAAACATCGGCACCATCGGTCACGTTGACCACGGTAAGACCACCACCACCGCGGCTATCACCAAGGTTCTGGCTGACACTTACCCTGAGCTCAACGAGGCTTTCGCCTTCGACTCCATCGATAAGGCTCCTGAGGAGAAGGAGCGTGGCATCACGATCAACATCTCCCACGTTGAGTACCAGACTGAAAAGCGCCACTACGCACACGTTGACGCTCCAGGCCACGCCGACTACATCAAGAACATGATTACCGGCGCTGCTCAGATGGACGGCGCAATCCTCGTTGTTGCTGCTACCGACGGCCCAATGCCTCAGACCCGTGAGCACGTTCTTCTTGCTCGCCAGGTTGGCGTTCCTTACATCCTCGTTGCTCTTAACAAGTGCGACATGGTTGAGGATGAGGAAATCATCGAGCTCGTCGAGATGGAAGTTCGTGAACTTCTTGCTGAGCAGGACTACGACGAAGAGGCTCCAATTGTTCACATCTCCGCTCTGAAGGCTCTTGAGGGCGACGAGAAGTGGGGCAAGCAGATCCTTGAGCTCATGCAGGCTTGCGATGACAACATCCCTGACCCAGTTCGTGAGACCGACAAGCCATTCCTCATGCCTATCGAGGACATCTTCACCATCACCGGTCGTGGCACCGTTGTTACCGGTCGTGTTGAGCGCGGTACCCTGAACGTGAACGATGATGTTGACATCATCGGCATCAAGGAGAAGTCCACCTCCACCACCGTTACCGGTATCGAGATGTTCCGTAAGCTTCTTGACTCCGCTGAGGCTGGCGACAACTGTGGTCTGCTTCTCCGTGGTATCAAGCGCGAAGATGTTGAGCGTGGCCAGGTTATCGTTAAGCCAGGCGCTTACACCCCTCACACCGAGTTCGAGGGCTCTGTCTACGTTCTGTCCAAGGATGAAGGTGGCCGCCACACCCCATTCTTCGACAACTACCGTCCTCAGTTCTACTTCCGCACCACCGACGTTACCGGTGTTGTGAAGCTTCCAGAGGGCACCGAGATGGTCATGCCTGGCGACAACGTCGACATGTCCGTCACCCTGATCCAGCCTGTCGCTATGGACGAGGGCCTGCGTTTCGCTATCCGCGAAGGCTCCCGCACCGTTGGCGCTGGTCGTGTCACCAAGATCATCAAGTAA
- a CDS encoding helix-turn-helix domain-containing protein, with protein MDELLKQEVKDFLTTRRARITPAAAGLETQPWSDRRVPGLRREEVADLAGISLEYYIRFERGNLKGASPEILQSLAKALQLSPIEREHLHNLAYRADHPRNLPSAETPTAPLQDIVDAVTDKPAWIRNEQMDILATNRLCAELYAPIFKDLPDRPNTARHCFIGATASEFWVDRDQFSAEFAAKLRLEYARRPSVPGLKELIDELHQKSSVFRDNWASADVLSFGSGIKRFRHPTLGERVYEYETFNLNSAPGYVLSIYF; from the coding sequence ATGGATGAGCTGCTCAAACAGGAAGTCAAGGATTTCCTCACCACCAGGCGTGCACGGATTACGCCGGCCGCTGCGGGACTAGAAACGCAGCCGTGGAGTGATCGTCGGGTGCCGGGGCTTCGGCGGGAAGAAGTCGCGGATCTGGCGGGCATTTCTTTGGAGTATTACATCCGGTTTGAGCGCGGAAATCTCAAGGGTGCATCGCCTGAAATATTGCAATCGTTGGCTAAGGCTCTCCAACTGAGCCCAATTGAGCGCGAACACCTTCACAATTTGGCTTATCGCGCCGACCATCCGCGCAACCTACCTAGTGCAGAGACCCCAACGGCACCCCTCCAGGACATCGTTGATGCGGTCACAGATAAACCGGCGTGGATCCGCAACGAGCAGATGGATATTTTGGCTACAAATCGGCTCTGCGCGGAACTTTACGCCCCGATTTTCAAGGATCTGCCCGATCGGCCCAACACTGCGCGGCATTGCTTTATCGGCGCAACAGCCTCCGAGTTCTGGGTGGACCGGGATCAGTTCAGTGCGGAGTTCGCTGCCAAACTACGCCTCGAGTACGCCCGGCGCCCCAGCGTGCCAGGTTTAAAGGAGCTTATCGACGAGCTCCATCAGAAAAGTTCTGTTTTCCGCGATAATTGGGCGTCTGCTGATGTTTTGTCATTCGGCTCTGGCATCAAACGTTTCAGGCACCCAACACTGGGGGAGCGGGTCTATGAATACGAGACGTTTAATCTCAATAGTGCACCGGGGTATGTGTTGAGCATTTACTTTTAG
- the rpsG gene encoding 30S ribosomal protein S7, which translates to MRKSAAPKRPVVQDPVYKSELVTQLVNKILIGGKKSTAERIVYGALEICREKTGTDPVGTLEKALGNVRPDLEVRSRRVGGATYQVPVDVRPERANTLALRWLVTFTRQRRENTMIERLANELLDAANGLGASVKRREDTHKMAEANRAFAHYRW; encoded by the coding sequence ATGCGTAAATCAGCAGCTCCTAAGCGTCCAGTAGTTCAGGACCCTGTATACAAGTCCGAGCTCGTTACCCAGCTCGTAAACAAGATCCTCATCGGTGGCAAGAAGTCCACCGCAGAGCGCATCGTCTACGGTGCACTCGAGATCTGCCGTGAGAAGACCGGCACCGATCCAGTAGGAACCCTCGAGAAGGCTCTCGGCAACGTGCGTCCAGACCTCGAAGTTCGTTCCCGCCGTGTTGGTGGCGCTACCTACCAGGTGCCAGTGGATGTTCGCCCAGAGCGCGCAAACACCCTCGCACTGCGTTGGTTGGTAACCTTCACCCGTCAGCGTCGTGAGAACACCATGATCGAGCGTCTTGCAAACGAACTTCTGGATGCAGCCAACGGCCTTGGCGCTTCCGTGAAGCGTCGCGAAGACACCCACAAGATGGCAGAGGCCAACCGCGCCTTCGCTCACTACCGCTGGTAG
- the fusA gene encoding elongation factor G encodes MAQEVLKDLNKVRNIGIMAHIDAGKTTTTERILFYTGINRKVGETHDGGATTDWMEQEKERGITITSAAVTCFWDNNQVNIIDTPGHVDFTVEVERSLRVLDGAVAVFDGKEGVEPQSEQVWRQATKYDVPRICFVNKMDKLGADFYFTVGTIEDRLGAKPLVMQLPIGAEDNFDGVIDLLEMKALTWRGVTPIGTEATVEEIPAELADRAAEYREKLLETVAESDEELMEKYFGGEELSIAEIKAAIRKMVVNSEIYPVYCGTAYKNKGIQPLLDAVVDFLPSPLDLGETKGTDVKDPEKVLTRKPSDEEPLSALAFKIAAHPFFGKLTFVRLYSGKVEPGEQVLNSTKNKKERIGKLFQMHANKENPVEVAHAGNIYAFIGLKDTTTGDTLCDANAPIILESMDFPDPVIQVAIEPKTKSDQEKLGVAIQKLAEEDPTFTVHLDDESGQTVIGGMGELHLDVLVDRMKREFKVEANIGDPQVAYRETIRKPVESLSYTHKKQTGGSGQFAKVIITIEPYAPEADELEEGESAIYKFENAVTGGRVPREYIPSVDAGIQDAMQYGFLAGYPLVNVKATLEDGAYHDVDSSEMAFKLAGSQAFKEAVAKAKPVLLEPIMSVEITTPEEYMGEVIGDVNSRRGQIASMDDRAGAKLVKAKVPLSQMFGYVGDLRSKTQGRANYSMVFDSYAEVPANVAADVIAERNGTAS; translated from the coding sequence GTGGCACAAGAAGTGCTTAAGGATCTAAACAAGGTCCGCAACATCGGCATCATGGCGCACATCGATGCTGGTAAGACCACGACCACCGAACGCATCCTCTTCTACACCGGCATCAACCGTAAGGTCGGTGAGACCCACGACGGTGGCGCAACCACCGACTGGATGGAGCAGGAGAAGGAACGCGGCATCACCATTACCTCCGCCGCGGTTACCTGTTTCTGGGATAACAACCAGGTCAACATCATTGACACCCCTGGCCACGTTGACTTCACCGTTGAGGTTGAGCGTTCCCTCCGCGTGCTTGACGGCGCAGTTGCTGTGTTCGACGGCAAGGAAGGCGTTGAGCCACAGTCTGAGCAGGTTTGGCGTCAGGCTACCAAGTACGACGTTCCACGTATCTGCTTCGTGAACAAGATGGACAAGCTCGGTGCTGACTTCTACTTCACCGTTGGCACCATCGAGGACCGCCTGGGTGCAAAGCCATTGGTTATGCAGCTCCCAATCGGTGCTGAGGACAACTTCGACGGCGTCATCGACCTTCTTGAAATGAAGGCACTGACCTGGCGTGGAGTTACCCCAATTGGTACCGAAGCTACCGTTGAGGAGATCCCAGCAGAGCTCGCAGACCGCGCAGCTGAGTACCGTGAGAAGCTTCTCGAGACCGTTGCAGAGTCCGACGAAGAGCTCATGGAGAAGTACTTCGGTGGCGAAGAGCTCAGCATCGCTGAGATCAAGGCAGCTATCCGTAAGATGGTTGTTAACTCTGAGATCTACCCTGTTTACTGTGGCACCGCCTACAAGAACAAGGGCATCCAGCCACTGCTCGACGCAGTCGTTGACTTCCTGCCTTCCCCACTGGATCTCGGCGAGACCAAGGGCACTGACGTTAAGGATCCTGAGAAGGTTCTGACCCGTAAGCCTTCCGACGAAGAGCCACTGTCTGCACTTGCATTCAAGATTGCAGCTCACCCATTCTTCGGTAAGCTGACCTTCGTTCGTCTGTACTCCGGCAAGGTTGAGCCAGGCGAGCAGGTTCTTAACTCCACCAAGAACAAGAAGGAACGCATTGGTAAGCTGTTCCAGATGCACGCCAACAAGGAAAACCCTGTTGAGGTTGCACACGCTGGTAACATCTACGCGTTCATCGGCCTGAAGGACACCACCACCGGTGACACCCTCTGTGACGCAAACGCTCCAATCATTCTTGAGTCCATGGACTTCCCGGATCCAGTTATCCAGGTTGCTATTGAGCCTAAGACCAAGTCTGACCAGGAGAAGCTCGGCGTAGCTATCCAGAAGCTTGCTGAAGAAGACCCAACCTTCACCGTTCACTTGGACGATGAGTCCGGCCAGACCGTCATTGGCGGCATGGGCGAGCTGCACCTCGATGTTCTTGTTGACCGCATGAAGCGCGAGTTCAAGGTTGAGGCAAACATCGGTGACCCACAGGTTGCTTACCGTGAGACCATCCGTAAGCCTGTTGAGTCCCTCAGCTACACCCACAAGAAGCAGACTGGTGGTTCCGGTCAGTTCGCTAAGGTCATCATCACCATTGAGCCTTACGCACCTGAGGCAGACGAGCTTGAAGAGGGCGAGTCCGCAATCTACAAGTTCGAGAACGCTGTCACCGGTGGTCGTGTTCCACGTGAATACATCCCATCCGTTGACGCTGGTATCCAGGACGCAATGCAGTACGGCTTCCTGGCTGGCTACCCACTGGTTAACGTCAAGGCAACCCTTGAAGATGGCGCTTACCACGACGTTGACTCCTCTGAAATGGCCTTCAAGCTCGCCGGTTCCCAGGCGTTCAAGGAAGCTGTTGCAAAGGCAAAGCCAGTCCTCCTCGAGCCAATCATGTCCGTTGAAATCACCACTCCTGAGGAGTACATGGGTGAAGTCATCGGTGACGTGAACTCCCGCCGTGGCCAGATCGCTTCCATGGATGACCGTGCAGGCGCCAAGCTGGTTAAGGCTAAGGTTCCACTGTCTCAGATGTTCGGTTACGTCGGTGACCTTCGCTCTAAGACCCAGGGTCGTGCAAACTACTCCATGGTCTTCGATTCCTACGCTGAGGTCCCAGCCAACGTTGCCGCAGATGTTATTGCTGAGCGCAACGGCACCGCTTCCTAA
- a CDS encoding ABC transporter ATP-binding protein, producing MNNRLTMEDVTMAYDNRVIAEHLNVTIPDNTFTAIIGPNGCGKSTLLRGFSRVLNPQHGKVLLDGRQLDSFKPKEIARELGLLPQTSIAPEGIRVYDLIARGRAPYQSLIQQWRTSDEDAVAQALASTNLTELAARLVDELSGGQRQRVWVAMLLAQQTPIMLLDEPTTFLDIAHQYELLELLRAFNEAGKTVVTVLHDLNQAARYADHLIVMKDGHVHATGTPEEVLTAEMVQGVFGLPCIISPDPVTGTPTVVPLSRSRAGA from the coding sequence ATGAATAACCGCCTGACCATGGAAGACGTCACCATGGCGTATGACAACCGCGTCATCGCCGAACACCTCAACGTCACCATCCCCGACAACACCTTCACCGCCATCATCGGCCCCAACGGCTGCGGCAAATCCACCCTGCTCCGCGGTTTCTCCCGCGTGCTCAATCCGCAGCACGGCAAAGTGCTTCTCGACGGTCGGCAACTCGATTCATTCAAGCCTAAAGAGATCGCCCGAGAACTAGGCCTGCTGCCACAGACCTCCATCGCCCCAGAAGGCATCCGGGTTTACGATCTCATCGCGCGCGGGCGCGCTCCCTACCAAAGCCTCATACAACAATGGCGCACCTCCGACGAAGACGCCGTCGCGCAAGCGCTCGCCTCCACGAATCTCACCGAACTTGCAGCTCGCCTCGTCGATGAACTCTCCGGTGGCCAGCGCCAACGAGTGTGGGTGGCCATGTTGCTCGCCCAGCAAACACCGATCATGCTTCTCGACGAGCCCACCACCTTCCTCGACATCGCCCACCAATACGAACTCTTGGAATTGCTGCGCGCATTCAACGAGGCCGGGAAAACTGTGGTCACTGTGCTTCACGATCTCAACCAAGCCGCCCGCTACGCCGACCACCTCATCGTGATGAAAGATGGGCACGTACATGCCACGGGCACACCGGAGGAAGTCTTAACTGCCGAGATGGTTCAAGGAGTTTTTGGCCTGCCCTGCATCATCTCCCCAGACCCCGTCACAGGAACCCCCACCGTCGTTCCCCTCAGTCGGTCTCGCGCAGGAGCTTAA
- the rpsL gene encoding 30S ribosomal protein S12 — MPTIQQLVRKGRHDKSAKVATAALKGSPQRRGVCTRVYTTTPKKPNSALRKVARVRLTSGIEVSAYIPGEGHNLQEHSMVLVRGGRVKDLPGVRYKIVRGALDTQGVKDRKQARSRYGAKRG, encoded by the coding sequence ATGCCAACTATTCAGCAGCTGGTCCGTAAGGGCCGCCACGATAAGTCCGCCAAGGTGGCTACCGCGGCACTGAAGGGTTCCCCTCAGCGTCGTGGCGTATGCACCCGTGTGTACACCACCACCCCTAAGAAGCCTAACTCTGCTCTTCGTAAGGTCGCTCGTGTGCGCCTTACCTCCGGCATCGAGGTTTCCGCTTACATCCCTGGTGAGGGCCACAACCTGCAGGAGCACTCCATGGTGCTCGTTCGCGGTGGTCGTGTTAAGGACCTCCCAGGTGTCCGTTACAAGATCGTCCGTGGCGCACTGGATACCCAGGGTGTTAAGGACCGCAAGCAGGCTCGTTCCCGCTACGGCGCGAAGAGGGGATAA
- a CDS encoding DUF1707 SHOCT-like domain-containing protein, which produces MTVPQGNEPAKKLATDLNRNQVVDELSAAVSRGQLTLEEFEDRSSKAWNARHLDTLVELISDVNDNPYTLLGQQFPGASYAPAAYETTPPAMPNVSDPVNIVRNRITGNPNGSKMSVSFMGGTVRKGGWHVPNVHTSFAMMGGNQIDLRDAFLESDRIQINAYTFMGGIEIIVPEGVFVICDGMGIFGGFEQSVDKAGALNPARLPSNAPTVHIKGLAFMGGVSVVTKKNI; this is translated from the coding sequence ATGACTGTTCCTCAAGGAAACGAACCAGCAAAGAAGCTCGCCACTGACCTTAACCGAAACCAAGTCGTGGATGAACTTTCTGCAGCTGTTTCCCGAGGTCAACTCACTTTGGAGGAATTTGAAGATCGCTCCTCCAAAGCATGGAATGCCCGCCACTTAGACACTCTTGTAGAGCTGATCTCTGATGTGAACGACAATCCCTACACTCTGCTTGGTCAGCAATTTCCCGGCGCCTCCTATGCGCCGGCGGCCTACGAGACCACTCCCCCAGCGATGCCCAATGTGTCAGATCCTGTAAATATTGTCCGCAACAGGATTACCGGCAACCCGAATGGCTCCAAAATGTCGGTCTCGTTTATGGGTGGCACCGTGCGCAAAGGTGGATGGCATGTGCCTAATGTTCACACATCCTTCGCCATGATGGGCGGCAATCAGATCGATTTGCGCGACGCCTTCCTGGAAAGCGACCGCATTCAGATCAACGCCTACACATTCATGGGTGGCATCGAGATTATTGTTCCCGAGGGTGTTTTTGTCATTTGTGATGGCATGGGCATTTTCGGCGGCTTCGAACAGTCTGTGGACAAGGCCGGTGCACTCAATCCCGCGCGCCTGCCAAGCAACGCGCCCACGGTCCACATCAAAGGCCTGGCGTTCATGGGCGGAGTCAGCGTAGTCACCAAGAAAAACATTTAA